A region from the Chthoniobacterales bacterium genome encodes:
- a CDS encoding beta-ketoacyl synthase N-terminal-like domain-containing protein: MNVAISGIGLVSPFGTDVAETWRRISAGERAPLSELTSSLSSRTFPYLAVPRESVREYERHPRLRRSSEISHYAAIAGMKALQDAGIDPKTSRIGVVFGISSGGVRYTTRFYHDVITTGASTASPLLFPETVYNAPASHLAALLGLDGMTYTLVGDSMIGLSALSFGADLVATGQLDHCVVVASEEAEWILCEAFRRSRFFTIAAETKPFGGPGNRGTVFSEGAAAVVLSQSGSIEIAAVHRGIPYFKNTAAETALRTVLSDLGDTPEVVLTGANGTRLDDAEASALQAVWPGAKMIAGKAALGESVGAGALQQTVLAAQLLRENVCQRAGISAIGYNTLAAGAILQKRVQPR; this comes from the coding sequence ATGAACGTCGCCATTTCTGGAATCGGGCTGGTTTCGCCATTTGGCACTGATGTGGCGGAGACGTGGCGAAGGATTTCCGCAGGCGAACGCGCGCCGCTTTCTGAGCTGACTTCCAGTCTTTCCTCGCGCACGTTTCCCTATCTGGCGGTGCCGCGCGAATCGGTGCGCGAATACGAGCGTCACCCGCGCTTGCGGCGTTCCAGCGAGATTTCGCACTACGCCGCCATCGCCGGAATGAAGGCGTTGCAGGACGCGGGCATCGACCCAAAAACGAGTCGCATCGGAGTCGTCTTTGGCATTTCCAGCGGCGGCGTGCGTTATACGACGCGGTTTTATCACGACGTCATCACGACGGGAGCGAGCACGGCGAGTCCGCTGCTTTTTCCGGAGACAGTTTACAATGCGCCTGCCAGTCACCTCGCGGCATTGCTCGGTCTCGATGGAATGACTTACACGCTGGTCGGCGACTCGATGATCGGACTTTCCGCGCTCAGTTTCGGTGCCGATCTGGTGGCCACGGGCCAGTTAGATCATTGTGTGGTCGTGGCGAGCGAAGAGGCGGAATGGATTTTGTGCGAGGCGTTTCGCAGAAGCCGGTTTTTCACGATCGCGGCGGAGACGAAACCCTTCGGCGGCCCCGGCAATCGCGGGACCGTTTTCTCCGAGGGAGCGGCGGCGGTCGTGCTGTCGCAGTCGGGTTCCATCGAAATTGCCGCCGTCCATCGCGGCATTCCCTATTTCAAAAATACCGCTGCCGAAACTGCTTTGCGCACCGTGCTTTCTGACTTGGGCGACACTCCCGAAGTCGTCCTCACCGGCGCTAACGGAACCCGCCTCGACGATGCCGAGGCGTCGGCCCTGCAAGCCGTCTGGCCGGGTGCCAAAATGATCGCTGGCAAAGCCGCGCTGGGTGAATCCGTCGGTGCCGGAGCCTTGCAACAAACCGTCCTCGCCGCCCAATTACTCCGCGAAAATGTCTGCCAGCGCGCCGGCATTTCCGCCATTGGCTACAACACCCTGGCCGCAGGCGCGATCCTTCAAAAAAGAGTCCAGCCGAGGTGA
- a CDS encoding nitroreductase, with product MTTEELFYSRRSVRAFLPTPVSRATIEKILLAAARAPSGTNTQPWRVAVLTGASLTTLTEKLLAATADPERSLKYGEDYAYYPKQWHSPYLDRRRKIGYDMYGLLGIGRREVVRMREQWNRNFEFFGAPVGLMFTIERVMEQGSWLDYGMFLQSLMLAARAEGLDTCPQAAFNEFHSLILPHIGAGENETLVCGMSLGYADESAVVNQLQTERAPLEEFVRFLE from the coding sequence ATGACCACAGAGGAACTTTTCTACTCGCGCCGCTCGGTGCGCGCCTTTTTGCCGACGCCAGTTTCGCGCGCCACCATCGAGAAAATCCTCCTTGCTGCCGCCCGCGCTCCCTCGGGCACGAACACCCAGCCCTGGCGCGTCGCCGTTCTCACCGGGGCCAGCCTCACCACTCTCACCGAGAAACTTCTCGCCGCCACCGCCGACCCCGAGCGCAGCCTGAAATACGGCGAGGACTACGCCTATTACCCGAAGCAATGGCACTCGCCCTACCTCGATCGTCGCCGCAAAATCGGCTACGACATGTATGGTCTCCTCGGCATTGGACGCCGCGAAGTCGTGCGCATGAGAGAACAATGGAACCGCAATTTCGAGTTCTTCGGCGCTCCCGTGGGCCTCATGTTTACCATTGAGCGCGTGATGGAGCAGGGAAGCTGGCTCGACTACGGGATGTTTCTCCAGAGCCTCATGCTCGCCGCTCGCGCCGAGGGGCTCGACACCTGTCCGCAGGCGGCTTTCAACGAATTCCACAGCCTCATCCTGCCCCACATCGGTGCCGGGGAAAACGAGACGCTGGTCTGCGGCATGTCGCTCGGTTACGCGGACGAAAGCGCTGTGGTCAACCAGCTGCAAACCGAACGAGCCCCATTGGAGGAATTCGTCCGATTCCTGGAATAA
- a CDS encoding site-2 protease family protein produces MLPSQKGAFRLFSAFGIQVFLHWSWFVVAYWRFQNGKAAYEQPLWMLGEYVSLFAIVLMHEFGHSLACRSVGGSADQIILWPFGGIAFVRPPHRPGAFLWSIAAGPLVNVVLVPVLFVANYVLIHQGIVPLDSDAAYFLRMITRINLGLLIFNILPIYPLDGGQIFQSILWFFVGYAKSVIVAAGLGLLAGVGVVGFAFYIGEWWLGLIAIFLISQSWRSFQMARAILNQEKASNDDILI; encoded by the coding sequence ATGCTTCCATCACAGAAAGGAGCCTTTCGGCTTTTCAGCGCCTTTGGCATCCAGGTTTTTCTCCATTGGAGCTGGTTTGTGGTCGCTTACTGGCGCTTTCAAAACGGCAAGGCGGCCTACGAGCAACCGCTCTGGATGCTGGGGGAATACGTCTCGCTTTTCGCCATCGTCCTCATGCACGAATTTGGCCATTCGCTCGCCTGCCGGTCGGTGGGCGGGAGTGCGGATCAAATCATTTTGTGGCCATTTGGTGGCATCGCCTTTGTGCGGCCACCGCATCGGCCGGGTGCTTTTCTCTGGAGCATCGCCGCCGGTCCGCTGGTGAATGTGGTGCTGGTGCCCGTGCTGTTCGTGGCGAATTATGTGCTCATTCACCAAGGAATCGTGCCGCTCGACAGTGACGCGGCTTATTTCCTTCGGATGATCACGAGGATCAATCTGGGCCTGCTGATCTTTAATATTCTGCCGATCTATCCGCTCGACGGCGGGCAGATTTTCCAGTCGATCCTCTGGTTTTTCGTCGGCTACGCCAAAAGCGTGATCGTGGCTGCGGGTCTCGGTTTGCTGGCGGGTGTGGGCGTTGTCGGATTCGCCTTCTATATTGGCGAATGGTGGCTGGGTCTGATCGCAATCTTCCTCATCAGCCAGTCCTGGCGCAGTTTTCAGATGGCTCGGGCCATTTTGAACCAGGAAAAAGCCTCAAACGACGACATCCTGATCTAA
- the argS gene encoding arginine--tRNA ligase: MATLQALLAERLSAAVLPIFPEARIQISSTADAKFGDYQTNVAMTLAKAARRNPREVAGEIISHFDATGLCSPLEIAGAGFINFRILPKRLVEEFAALTNDEKLGVPTPAVARQYVIDFSSPNVAKPMHVGHIRSTILGDALARIADFLGHKVVRDNHIGDWGTQFGMLLHGWKTLLDRSALERDPLAEMERIYKRVSAECKENPVTLDSIRQELVKLQSGDAENLALWQEMIRLSQVQFDTIYGRLGVRFDVTLGESFYNPWLRDIVADLQSKGVARESEGAICVFSDGTLPEKEDPFLIKDENGWRDNPAMVQKSDGASNYTTTDLATLQYRLKTWSPDEIIVVTDGRQQQHFRQLAAIYQRWQPDAPAKLSHVWFGSILGDDGKPFKTRSGETVRLTELLDEAEERALTQVTEKNPTLPESERREIARIVGLGAVKYADLLPNRQSDYVFSWDKMLSFQGNTAPYLQYSYVRIRSIFRKLDVPWTASDEPVSFTDSAESQLAKKLLQFGEVLPTILDDHRPNLLANYLYELASTFHGFFEACPVLKSEAAVRETRLRLCDITARVLQKGLFLLGIDVPNKM; encoded by the coding sequence ATGGCCACGCTCCAAGCCTTGCTGGCTGAACGACTTTCCGCGGCAGTTCTCCCGATTTTTCCCGAGGCCAGAATCCAGATTTCGTCCACGGCGGACGCCAAGTTTGGCGACTACCAGACGAATGTTGCGATGACTCTGGCCAAAGCCGCCCGGCGCAATCCACGCGAAGTCGCCGGGGAAATCATCAGCCATTTCGATGCAACTGGACTCTGTTCGCCATTGGAAATCGCGGGCGCTGGATTTATCAATTTCCGCATTCTGCCGAAGCGGCTGGTGGAAGAATTCGCCGCGCTGACGAACGATGAAAAACTGGGCGTTCCGACTCCGGCAGTCGCGCGCCAATACGTCATCGATTTCAGCTCCCCGAACGTGGCCAAACCGATGCATGTCGGTCACATTCGCAGCACGATTCTGGGCGATGCGCTGGCCCGGATCGCTGATTTTCTCGGTCATAAAGTGGTGCGCGACAACCACATCGGCGACTGGGGCACGCAATTCGGGATGCTTCTGCACGGCTGGAAAACCCTGCTCGACCGCAGCGCCTTGGAGCGAGATCCGCTGGCCGAAATGGAGCGGATTTACAAGCGAGTTTCAGCCGAATGCAAAGAGAATCCAGTTACATTGGATTCGATCCGCCAAGAACTCGTAAAACTCCAATCCGGCGACGCGGAAAACCTCGCGCTCTGGCAGGAAATGATCCGCCTGTCGCAGGTCCAGTTTGATACGATTTACGGCCGGCTCGGAGTGCGCTTCGATGTGACGCTCGGCGAAAGTTTTTACAATCCGTGGCTGCGCGACATCGTCGCCGACCTTCAGTCAAAAGGCGTGGCGCGCGAAAGCGAAGGCGCGATTTGTGTTTTTTCCGACGGAACTTTGCCGGAAAAGGAAGACCCGTTTTTGATCAAAGACGAGAATGGCTGGCGCGACAACCCGGCAATGGTCCAAAAAAGCGACGGCGCATCCAATTACACTACGACCGACCTCGCGACCCTCCAATATCGGCTGAAAACGTGGTCGCCGGACGAGATCATCGTCGTGACCGATGGGCGGCAGCAGCAGCATTTCCGGCAGCTCGCCGCCATTTACCAACGCTGGCAACCGGACGCTCCGGCAAAGTTGAGTCACGTCTGGTTCGGCTCGATTCTGGGGGACGACGGCAAGCCATTCAAAACCCGCAGCGGCGAAACGGTCCGTCTCACCGAACTGCTCGACGAAGCCGAAGAACGCGCCCTGACTCAAGTCACGGAGAAAAATCCCACGTTGCCGGAGTCTGAGCGCCGCGAGATCGCGCGAATCGTCGGTTTGGGCGCGGTGAAATACGCTGATTTGTTGCCGAATCGCCAGAGCGACTACGTTTTTTCCTGGGACAAAATGCTCAGTTTTCAGGGAAACACCGCGCCTTATTTGCAATACAGCTACGTGCGGATTCGGAGTATTTTCCGCAAACTCGACGTTCCGTGGACGGCCTCCGACGAGCCGGTGTCCTTCACCGATTCGGCTGAAAGTCAGCTCGCGAAAAAGTTGCTCCAGTTCGGCGAGGTGCTGCCCACGATTTTGGACGATCACCGGCCCAATCTGCTAGCGAATTACCTCTACGAGCTCGCCTCCACTTTCCATGGCTTTTTTGAGGCGTGCCCGGTGCTGAAATCAGAGGCCGCCGTGCGCGAAACCCGCCTTCGCCTCTGCGACATCACGGCACGCGTGCTGCAAAAAGGGCTTTTCCTCCTCGGCATCGACGTTCCGAATAAGATGTAA
- a CDS encoding beta-ketoacyl-[acyl-carrier-protein] synthase family protein has protein sequence MTQDQLPSQRVAIVSYGVVSPLGIGKDDTLTALREGRDAVREVTAFDVSQTKCKTAAHVDPSFIAMENKARRRLHPAAHMLIAAMAEAVAGMGDVQPELCVIGTTSGGMTFGEKFYRAIRDGKKMDSPATAVANYTPQKPVLDALETVGHAMPIQIIANACATGTNAIGHAFSLIKAGRCQSVLCGGYDALSELVYVGFDSLQASTSEKIRPFDLHRTGLVLGEGSAVFALENWEAAERRGANIVGEIIGYGVSTDTFNLTQPHPSGIGPKLAMQRALDSAKIAPKDVDYINAHGTATQFNDATEGLAISEIFNRVPVSSTKSMMGHSLGAAGAIEAAFSLLALEHGFLPPNINSQEPDPQNTFDLVANTSRPANLRRVLSNSFGFGGTNAAILLQRN, from the coding sequence ATGACGCAAGATCAACTACCTAGCCAGCGGGTTGCCATCGTTTCTTACGGCGTCGTCAGTCCCCTGGGAATAGGGAAAGACGACACGCTGACGGCGTTGCGCGAGGGGCGCGACGCAGTGCGCGAAGTCACCGCCTTCGACGTCAGCCAGACGAAATGCAAGACGGCGGCGCACGTTGATCCGAGTTTCATTGCCATGGAAAACAAGGCGCGGCGGCGGTTGCATCCAGCGGCGCACATGTTGATCGCGGCCATGGCCGAGGCAGTCGCTGGCATGGGCGATGTGCAGCCCGAGCTGTGCGTAATTGGCACCACGAGCGGCGGAATGACGTTTGGAGAGAAATTTTATCGCGCCATCCGCGACGGCAAAAAAATGGACAGCCCCGCGACGGCGGTGGCGAATTACACCCCGCAAAAACCCGTTCTCGACGCCTTGGAAACGGTCGGGCACGCCATGCCGATCCAGATCATAGCCAACGCCTGCGCCACCGGGACGAATGCCATCGGGCACGCTTTTTCGCTGATCAAAGCGGGCCGCTGCCAGTCGGTTTTGTGCGGCGGTTACGATGCGCTCAGCGAGCTGGTTTACGTCGGGTTTGATTCGCTTCAGGCGTCCACCTCCGAGAAAATTCGCCCATTCGACTTGCATCGCACCGGGCTCGTCCTGGGCGAGGGCTCGGCGGTTTTTGCTTTGGAAAACTGGGAGGCTGCGGAACGTCGCGGAGCGAACATCGTCGGGGAAATCATTGGTTACGGCGTTTCGACCGACACATTTAATCTCACCCAGCCGCATCCGTCCGGCATTGGACCCAAACTCGCCATGCAGCGCGCCCTCGACTCGGCAAAAATCGCTCCTAAAGATGTCGATTACATCAACGCTCACGGGACGGCGACCCAGTTTAACGACGCCACGGAAGGTCTCGCGATCTCGGAAATTTTCAATCGAGTTCCAGTCAGTTCGACGAAGTCCATGATGGGCCATTCGCTGGGCGCGGCGGGCGCGATCGAGGCCGCTTTTTCCCTGCTCGCTCTGGAGCACGGCTTCCTGCCGCCGAACATCAATTCGCAGGAACCCGATCCGCAAAACACGTTCGATCTCGTGGCAAACACCTCGCGTCCGGCGAACCTCCGCAGAGTGTTGTCCAACTCGTTTGGCTTTGGCGGAACGAACGCGGCCATCCTTCTCCAGCGCAACTAA
- a CDS encoding lipid-A-disaccharide synthase N-terminal domain-containing protein, with amino-acid sequence MTFLVATYFDNLLKNLQGELTLWSLVGYVGNLTFASRFIVQWYASEKLKQSVIPIQFWYLSIVGSVLSLAYAIHVGKMPIILGFAFPTVVYIRNLMLIAAGKKKYPTNSPTKAA; translated from the coding sequence ATGACTTTTCTCGTAGCGACCTATTTTGATAATCTCCTGAAGAATCTCCAGGGCGAACTCACTCTCTGGAGCCTCGTCGGCTACGTGGGCAATCTCACGTTTGCCAGCCGCTTCATCGTCCAATGGTATGCCTCGGAGAAGCTGAAACAGAGCGTGATCCCCATTCAATTCTGGTATCTGAGCATCGTCGGCAGCGTGCTTTCGCTCGCCTACGCCATCCATGTGGGCAAGATGCCGATCATTCTCGGGTTCGCGTTTCCCACCGTCGTTTACATCCGCAACCTCATGCTCATCGCCGCCGGGAAAAAGAAATATCCCACCAACTCTCCAACCAAAGCCGCCTGA
- a CDS encoding PTS sugar transporter subunit IIA translates to MTLGTLLTTEQIIPEMVATERWQAIVELIDLLVAQNKVKASDRDAVLAALKQREETMSTGIGFGIAIPHASSEYVSEVVAAFGRSSTGIEFDSLDNAPVKFIVLFVVPKDQFQTHLRTLAAIAKFLNDRTVRASLGTATSAAEILAIFENRPAKA, encoded by the coding sequence ATGACGTTAGGAACCCTTCTAACCACCGAACAAATCATCCCGGAAATGGTCGCCACCGAGCGCTGGCAGGCCATCGTGGAACTCATCGATCTGCTCGTCGCACAGAACAAAGTGAAGGCCAGCGACCGCGACGCCGTGCTCGCCGCCCTCAAGCAACGCGAGGAAACCATGAGCACCGGGATCGGCTTCGGCATCGCCATTCCGCACGCCTCGTCCGAATACGTCTCCGAAGTGGTGGCCGCCTTTGGGCGTTCCAGCACGGGAATCGAGTTTGATTCGCTTGATAATGCGCCGGTGAAATTCATCGTCCTTTTTGTGGTGCCGAAGGATCAGTTTCAGACGCATCTGCGCACGCTGGCGGCGATCGCGAAATTTCTCAATGATCGTACCGTCCGCGCCAGTCTCGGCACCGCCACCTCGGCGGCGGAAATTCTCGCCATCTTCGAGAACCGTCCCGCCAAGGCCTGA
- a CDS encoding CofH family radical SAM protein: MFNGDSPTTLDLLAGKKGNSSSKSRLTDAEALELYACQDLEHLAGVGYRARHERHRRRAFYTINRHINYSNICVLDCDFCAFAKRKRDAGAYELSIDEIAQRAQQAAAAGAWEIHMVGGLHPTWKFPVYLDILRAIRAASPRLTIKAFTAIEILHLAWVGKMPIESVLEQLREAGLGCLTGGGAEIFEPSIRNQICRGKESGEEWLHVHRTAHKMGIRSTATMLFGHQETAQHRVDHLRQLRDLQDETGGFLALLPLAFHPAHKLAHLPAVGAEETLRNIAVCRAYLDNFDHIKAYWISYGLELATRCLDFGADDLDGTIEEERIYHMAGADSPLSQTESSLVNAIEGAGYEPVLRDSFYNVVQKV; this comes from the coding sequence ATGTTTAACGGCGATTCCCCTACTACACTTGATCTGCTGGCTGGAAAGAAAGGCAATTCCTCCTCAAAAAGCCGCCTCACCGATGCCGAAGCCCTCGAGTTGTATGCCTGCCAGGACTTGGAACATCTCGCTGGCGTCGGCTATCGCGCACGTCACGAGCGTCATCGGCGCCGGGCGTTTTACACGATCAACCGGCACATCAATTACTCGAATATCTGCGTGCTCGACTGCGATTTTTGCGCCTTCGCCAAACGGAAACGCGACGCCGGCGCCTACGAACTGAGCATCGACGAGATCGCCCAACGCGCGCAGCAGGCGGCAGCGGCGGGCGCGTGGGAGATCCACATGGTCGGCGGGTTGCATCCGACTTGGAAATTCCCCGTTTATCTGGACATCCTGCGGGCGATCCGGGCGGCGAGTCCGCGGCTGACGATCAAGGCGTTCACGGCGATCGAAATCCTGCACCTCGCCTGGGTCGGAAAAATGCCGATCGAGTCCGTGCTCGAACAGCTCCGCGAGGCGGGTCTGGGTTGTCTCACCGGCGGCGGCGCGGAGATTTTTGAGCCGTCGATTCGCAATCAGATTTGCCGTGGCAAAGAGTCGGGCGAGGAATGGCTCCACGTCCATCGCACGGCGCATAAAATGGGGATTCGCTCTACGGCGACGATGCTTTTTGGCCATCAGGAAACAGCGCAACATCGGGTCGATCACCTCCGGCAGTTGCGCGATTTGCAGGATGAAACGGGTGGGTTCCTGGCGCTGCTGCCATTAGCCTTTCACCCGGCTCACAAGCTGGCGCATTTGCCCGCAGTCGGTGCCGAGGAAACGCTCCGCAACATCGCCGTCTGCCGGGCGTATCTGGACAACTTCGATCACATCAAAGCGTATTGGATCAGCTACGGACTGGAACTCGCCACGCGCTGCCTCGATTTTGGAGCGGACGACCTCGACGGCACGATCGAAGAGGAACGCATCTACCACATGGCCGGGGCCGATTCGCCTCTGTCGCAGACGGAATCGTCGCTCGTGAACGCCATCGAGGGCGCGGGTTACGAGCCGGTCTTGCGCGACTCGTTTTACAACGTCGTGCAGAAGGTCTGA
- a CDS encoding methylated-DNA--[protein]-cysteine S-methyltransferase, producing the protein MTAPLYYSQMPSPIGTLTLLASGRGLTGVFMEAHATILRDEWIADDAPFAEVRMQLDSYFAGRLRTFDLALDWQQGTPFQRRVWQALLEIPFGETISYGEQARRIGNPLGVRAVGLANGRNPFSIIVPCHRVIGKNGTLTGYGGGLERKRFLLDLEKSHLQAATA; encoded by the coding sequence ATGACTGCCCCCCTCTATTACAGCCAGATGCCGTCGCCCATCGGAACGCTCACCCTCCTCGCCTCCGGGCGCGGGCTTACTGGGGTTTTCATGGAGGCGCACGCGACGATTCTGCGGGACGAATGGATCGCCGATGACGCGCCTTTTGCCGAGGTTCGGATGCAACTCGACTCATATTTTGCCGGTCGCCTGCGGACGTTCGACCTCGCGCTCGACTGGCAACAAGGCACGCCGTTTCAGCGCCGCGTCTGGCAGGCGTTGCTGGAAATTCCTTTTGGCGAAACCATCAGCTACGGCGAACAAGCCCGGCGCATCGGCAATCCCCTCGGCGTGCGCGCCGTCGGCCTGGCCAATGGACGCAACCCTTTTTCCATTATCGTCCCCTGTCACCGGGTTATCGGCAAAAATGGCACCCTCACCGGCTACGGCGGCGGTCTGGAACGCAAACGCTTCCTGCTCGACTTGGAAAAAAGCCACCTCCAGGCAGCGACGGCTTGA